From the Rhodobium gokarnense genome, the window TGCAGCAGATGATGAGCCGGCTGCAGGAAGACGGCCGCAAGGAATTCGTCCTCGTCATCAAGGGCGACGTGCAGGGCTCCGTTGAGGCCATCAACGGCGCGCTCGACAAGCTCGGCAACGAGGAGGTCGCCGCCCGTGTCGTCCACGGCGCCGTCGGCGGCATCACCGAATCCGACGTGACGCTGGCCGCCGCGTCCCATGCCCCGATCATCGGCTTTAACGTCCGCGCCAACCGCCAGGCCCGCGAGGCGGCGGAGCGCGAGGGCGTGGAGATCCGCTACTACAACATCATCTACGACCTGGTGGATGACGTGAAGGCGGCGATGTCCGGCATGCTGTCGCCGGAGCGCCGCGAGACCATGCTCGGCAACGCCGAGATCCTGGAGGTCTTCAACATCTCCAAGGTCGGCAAGGTCGCCGGCTGCCGGGTCACCGACGGCAATGTGGAGCGCGGCGCGGGCGTCCGCCTGATCCGCGACGACGTCGTCGTCCACGAGGGCAAGCTGTCGACGCTGAAGCGCTTCAAGGACGAGGTGAAGAACGTCGTCGCCGGCCAGGAATGCGGCATGGCCTTCGAGAACTACCAGGACATGCGCCCCGGCGACGTCATCGAGTGCTACCGGGTCGAGGAGGTGGCGCGCACGCTCTAGCGTCCGCGTCCAGCCGGTTCTCTGTCGCCGGGCGGCGCCCGGCACGGAGATTTTTTGCGTAAGATTTGAAACGGCGGCGGCGGTCCGATCCCGCCCCGCCCGTGCAGCGATCAAGAGACCCTTTTATGAGACATCACAGCGGCCCGTCCGCCGGCATGCCGAGCCAGCGTCAGTTGCGCGTCGGCGAACTCATCCGCCACGCCCTTGCCGACCTCCTGACCCGCCGCGAGGTCATCGATCCGGTGCTGGAGACCCACATCATCACGGTCACCGAGGTGCGCATGTCGCCGGACCTGAAGCACGCCACCTGCTTCGTCGAGCCGCTCGGCGGCGCCGACGAGGACGCCGTGGTGAAGGCCCTGGAAAAGCACCGCAAGTTCATGCGCGGCCAGCTCAATCGCCAGGTCGAGCTGCGCTTCAGCCCGGAGCTCCATTTCCAGCTCGACACCCGCTTCGACGATGACACCCGCGTCGACAAGCTCTTGAAGCAGCCGAAGGTCGCCCACGACCTTGAGCCCGGCGACGACGAGAACTGAGCGGTTCGGCCGATGGCACGGGGCAAGAAGAAACGCAACAAGGTCGACGGCTGGCTGATCCTCGACAAGCCGGTGGGCCTGTCGTCCACCCAGGCCCTCGGCCGGGTGAAATGGCTGCTCAATCCGCAAAAGGCCGGCCATGCCGGCACCCTCGACCCGCTGGCCAGCGGTCTCCTGCCGCTTGCCTTCGGGGAGGCGACGAAGACGGTGCCCTATGTCATGGACGGGCGGAAGGTCTATCGCTTCACCGTGCGCTGGGGCGTTGAGACCGACACCGACGACACCGAAGGGGAGGTGATCGCCACCTCCGACCTCTTGCCCGGTGCGGAGGATATTCGCGCCGTGCTGCCGGAGTTCACCGGCGAGATCCTGCAGACCCCGCCGAAATTCTCCGCCATCAAGATCGACGGCGAGCGCGCCTATGACCTCGCCCGCGCCGGCGAGGAGGTCGTCCTGGAAGCCCGCCCGATCGAGATCCACCGCCTCGACCTGATCGACACCCCGGATGCGGAGACCTCGGTCTTTGAGGCCGAATGCGGCAAGGGCACCTATGTGCGCGCGCTCGCCCGCGACATCGGCCGCCGCCTCGGCACGCACGGCCATGTCTGCGCGCTGCGCCGAGTCCTCGTCGGTCCCTTCGACGAGGAGGACATGGTGACCCTCGACGAACTCGAGGAAATCGCCGCCGAAGCCCGCGAAGAAATGGCCGCCGACGGCGACGATGCGGACGAGACCGCCGACGGCGACGCCCCGAAGCGACCGGCGCCGCTCGACCCGGAGGTGTTCGACGATGTGATGCTGCCGGTGGAGACGGCGCTCGCCGACCTTCCCGAGCTTGCCGTCGATGCCAATGCGGCGGCGCGCCTGCGCCGCGGCCAGGGCGTCATCCTGCGCGGCCGCGACGCCCCGGTCGCCGGCAGCGAGGTCTTCGCCACCTGCCGCGGCCAGCTTGTCGCCCTCGGTGAGGTGGACCGCGGCGAGTTGCGACCGAGCCGGGTTTTCAATCTCTAGGGAGTGGCCCGCGCGGCGCCATCGCCTGCGTCGCCGCCGGTCGTATCGCCCGGAACCCGGCCTTAACCCTGACCTTGCGGCCGCTCGCCCGGCAAAGAAAACGCTGGCCTTTGTCGGTGTTTTCCGTTAGGCAGGCGCTGCGGCATCGCTCCGGCCAAAACCGGACGGGCCGCCGAACGATCCGGGTCTGCCCGACCACGCTGGACGACATCCCGGCCTGGCCAGACGACCCCGGGGTCGATGCCCATCCGATCCATCGACGATCCCTCCGGCGCCGCTTGCCGCCGCCGTTCGCGGTATCGTTTCTGGGAAGCCCGGATGGTGCGGCCCGCAATGCGCCACGGACGGCGCTTTTTGCGGGGCATCTGTAGCTCAAGACCGATTTGGAGGTACCCGATGTCGATCACTGCCGAACGCAAGCAGGAGCTTGTCACCGAATTTGCGACCAAGGACGGAGATACCGGTTCCCCGGAAGTCCAGGTCGCCATCCTGACCGAGCGCATCGTCAACCTGACCGGCCATTTCAAGGTCCACGGCAAGGATAACCATTCCCGCCGCGGCCTCCTGAAGCTGGTCAGCCAGCGGCGCCGTCTTCTCGACTATCTGAAGAAGAAGGACAATGCCCGCTACCGTACGCTGATCGAGCGTCTCGGACTGCGCCGCTAACAACGGCATCGGCGCACAGTGTATCGGCGCGCCGCATCCGGCCGGGTCCCGAAGGACCGCCGCTTGCGCGCCGATACAAAAGCCCCGTGGCGG encodes:
- the truB gene encoding tRNA pseudouridine(55) synthase TruB translates to MARGKKKRNKVDGWLILDKPVGLSSTQALGRVKWLLNPQKAGHAGTLDPLASGLLPLAFGEATKTVPYVMDGRKVYRFTVRWGVETDTDDTEGEVIATSDLLPGAEDIRAVLPEFTGEILQTPPKFSAIKIDGERAYDLARAGEEVVLEARPIEIHRLDLIDTPDAETSVFEAECGKGTYVRALARDIGRRLGTHGHVCALRRVLVGPFDEEDMVTLDELEEIAAEAREEMAADGDDADETADGDAPKRPAPLDPEVFDDVMLPVETALADLPELAVDANAAARLRRGQGVILRGRDAPVAGSEVFATCRGQLVALGEVDRGELRPSRVFNL
- the rpsO gene encoding 30S ribosomal protein S15, with the protein product MSITAERKQELVTEFATKDGDTGSPEVQVAILTERIVNLTGHFKVHGKDNHSRRGLLKLVSQRRRLLDYLKKKDNARYRTLIERLGLRR
- the rbfA gene encoding 30S ribosome-binding factor RbfA; the protein is MRHHSGPSAGMPSQRQLRVGELIRHALADLLTRREVIDPVLETHIITVTEVRMSPDLKHATCFVEPLGGADEDAVVKALEKHRKFMRGQLNRQVELRFSPELHFQLDTRFDDDTRVDKLLKQPKVAHDLEPGDDEN